Proteins encoded within one genomic window of Hermetia illucens chromosome 2, iHerIll2.2.curated.20191125, whole genome shotgun sequence:
- the LOC119650461 gene encoding protein draper isoform X2: MKAIYKTYLIALSLFAVILLTCSENAELDGPNVCRRLEQYQVEVVTTEKQSYQVRENVWCFNVPPRCTTYKIKQRTVNKTQLLNKTRPVKECCEGYGKNPSGDRCIPICNQTCLHGVCSAPNHCKCEPGFGGPSCDISCPDGKWGRDCSKICNCLNNASCDAYSGECICAKGYIGEHCEDICAPDRYGMNCLEECRCNNGGSCHHISGECTCAAGFTGPLCEDKCPDGKHGAECKQVCRCQNDGKCDAITGACECPAGWMGSVCANRCPQGKYGLGCNQTCECLNGDCDHITGQCECFAGFIGENCFDSCPPNKYGENCSKTCQCKNGGKCHPATGACTCPEGWEGLRCDLRKCSPNKYGPNCTKTCECEMANVEMCHPWTGECHCKPGWSSGQCNRPCTFLKYGKNCDLTCECRNNAKCSPVTGECICAAGYKGIHCDEMCPEGTFGLECGQKCDCENGAKCSPETGQCFCTPGWKNLKCDRPCDEQHFGKDCKEKCKCVNGACHPQDGSCGCSPGWTGERCDQKCPEGLYGHNCTLECDCEIENTISCNPVDGRCLCKKEWGGVHCETKCKPGYYGEACDKICTCQNNSSCDPVSGRCICSNGWIGEDCSEPCAEGYYGAGCRERCPEIAHGNMSCHHVTGKFICAAGFTGMLCENPCSPGTYGLGCNSICKCEHGGECSHLTGECQCPPGWSGPSCNKACPEGFYGNNCSQVCKCKNESKCRKNDGHCLCPPGWMGVHCEDVCPDGFFGNHCMEPCACPSQNFVCHAAYGCICRQGLTGPNCDIQTSLQRVQVTEDSPNKAGLAFGIVAALIGVGILIGVLLYYRRRVSNLKTEIAHVAYMADPQSLSDRHNFDNPVYGMQTGADNTRLLNNLRPKMNNLDRGSGPSDYDDNSNASSRAGTYSINFNTTSEKNYNADLTNPNVYHSIDEASKEEHVYDEIKQKEGFSSPDEYDHLDYSRPGSSFKPHYHRMNELKLNIKGEDDEKTSTLFKPKNIDLPTENCSGGSDNSNEEAPFHPEKND, from the exons ATGAAAGCAATATACAAAACGTATTTAATTGCTTTGAGCTTATTTGCTGTGATATTGTTGACGTGCTCTGAAAACGCAGAACTTGATGGGCCAAACGTGTGTCGACGTCTAGAACA gTATCAAGTTGAAGTAGTGACAACTGAAAAGCAGTCGTATCAAGTACGGGAAAACGTATGGTGCTTCAACGTACCACCAAGATGCACAACgtacaaaataaaacaaagaacAGTTAATAAGACACAGTTACTAAATAAAACGAGACCTGTGAAAGAATGCTGTG aggGCTACGGAAAGAACCCATCGGGGGATCGATGCATACCCATCTGTAATCAAACTTGCTTACATGGAGTTTGTTCAGCACCAAACCATTGCAAATGCGAACCCGGCTTCGGTGGACCCTCTTGTGATATCT CATGTCCCGACGGTAAATGGGGTCGGGACTGTTCGAAAATTTGCAACTGCTTAAACAACGCGTCATGCGATGCTTACTCTGGAGAGTGTATATGTGCAAAAGGTTATATAGGAGAACATTGTGAGGATATATGTGCCCCGGATCGATATGGTATGAATTGTTTAGAGGAGTGTCGCTGCAATAACGGCGGGTCCTGTCATCATATATCTGGTGAATGTACATGTGCTGCAGGTTTTACAGGTCCCTT ATGCGAGGATAAGTGTCCGGACGGTAAGCACGGGGCCGAATGTAAACAGGTATGTCGCTGCCAAAACGATGGTAAATGTGACGCGATCACAGGCGCGTGTGAATGTCCTGCTGGATGGATGGGGTCTGTTTGTGCCAATCGCTGTCCCCAAGGAAAATACGGTTTGGGTTGTAACCAAACTTGCGAGTGCTTGAACGGCGATTGCGACCACATCACAGGACAATGTGAATGTTTCGCAGGTTTTATAGGGGAGAATTGTTTCGACTCATGTCCCCCAAATAAGTACGGGGAAAATTGTTCAAAAACATGTCAATGCAAAAATGGCGGAAAGTGCCATCCGGCAACAGGAGCATGTACTTGCCCTGAAGGTTGGGAGGGCCTCCGATGTGATTTAAGGAAATGTTCGCCTAACAAGTATGGTCCGAATTGCACTAAAACTTGCGAATGTGAAATGGCAAACGTGGAAATGTGTCATCCATGGACCGGGGAATGTCACTGTAAGCCTGGATGGAGCAGTGGCCAGTGTAACAGGCCTTGCACATTCCttaaatatggaaaaaattgcgATTTGACTTGTGAATGTAGGAACAATGCGAAATGTTCCCCCGTGACTGGAGAATGCATTTGCGCTGCTGGATACAAGGGCATACATTGCGATGAAATGTGCCCCGAAGGGACATTTGGACTAGAATGTGGCCAAAAATGCGATTGTGAAAATGGGGCAAAATGCTCTCCTGAAACGGGACAATGCTTCTGTACACCAggttggaaaaatctgaaatgcgATCGACCTTGTGATGAGCAACATTTTGGAAAAGATTGTAAGGAAAAATGCAAATGCGTGAATGGAGCTTGCCACCCACAAGATG GTTCATGTGGATGCAGTCCTGGGTGGACCGGTGAAAGGTGTGACCAGAAATGTCCAGAAGGCTTGTACGGTCACAACTGCACATTAGAATGCGATTGCGAAATCGAGAACACGATTAGTTGCAATCCCGTGGACGGTCGTTGCCTCTGCAAAAAAGAATGGGGAG GTGTTCATTGTGAAACGAAGTGCAAACCAGGTTATTATGGCGAGGCCTGTGATAAAATATGTACTTGTCAAAACAACTCATCTTGTGATCCAGTAAGCGGAAGATGTATTTGCTCGAATGGTTGGATTGGAGAAGATTGTAGTGAGCCATGTGCAGAAGGGTATTATGGTGCTGGATGCAGGGAAAGATGCCCAGAAATTGcgcatg GAAATATGTCATGTCATCATGTGACGGGAAAATTTATCTGTGCTGCAGGGTTTACGGGAATGCTTTGTGAAAACCCTTGCTCACCTGGCACGTACGGGCTTGGTTGCAACTCGATTTGTAAGTGTGAGCATGGCGGTGAATGTTCGCATTTGACAGGAGAGTGCCAATGTCCGCCTGGTTGGTCAGGTCCTTCATGCAACAAAGCTTGTCCAGAAGGCTTTTATGGGAATAACTGCAGTCAAGTTTGTAAATGTAAAAATGAGTCTAAATGCCGGAAAAATGATGGTCATTGCTTATGTCCTCCTGGATGGATGGGTGTTCATTGTGAAGATG TATGCCCTGAtggatttttcggcaatcactGTATGGAACCGTGTGCTTGTCCATCGCAAAATTTCGTATGCCATGCCGCTTATGGGTGTATTTGCAGGCAGGGTTTAACAGGACCAAATTGTGATATTCAAACATCACTTCAACGTGTCCAGGTTACAGaagatt CGCCGAACAAAGCAGGCCTGGCGTTCGGAATTGTAGCAGCTCTAATTGGCGTTGGAATCCTAATTGGTGTACTTCTATACTATAGGCGAAGAGTGTCTAATCTAAAAACAGAGATAGCTCATGTTGCCTACATGGCAGATCCGCAATCGTTAAGTGATAGACATAATTTCGATAATCCCGTCTATGGAATGCAAACAGGTGCTGATAATACCCGGCTTTTGAATAACTTGCGACCAAAAATGAACAATCTCGATCGTGGATCGGGTCCTTCGGATTACGATGACAATTCGAATGCAAGCAGTCGAG CTGGAACGTACTCCATTAATTTCAATACAACATCTGAAAAGAATTATAACGCTGACTTGACAAACCCAAATGTATATCACAGTATCGACGAAGCTTCGAAGGAGGAGCATGTGTACGATGAAATTAAACAAAAGGAAGGGTTCAGCAGTCCAG ATGAATACGATCATTTGGATTATTCTCGACCTGGGAGCTCCTTCAAACCTCATTACCATCGAATGAATGAGTTGAAACTGAATATCAAAGGAGAGGACGACGAGAAAACGAGTACTCTCTTCAAACCGAAAAATATCGATTTGCCTACAGAAAATTGCAGCGGCGGATCAGATAATTCAAATGAGGAAGCCCCGTTTCACCCAGAGAAGAACGATTAA
- the LOC119650461 gene encoding protein draper isoform X1 has translation MKAIYKTYLIALSLFAVILLTCSENAELDGPNVCRRLEQYQVEVVTTEKQSYQVRENVWCFNVPPRCTTYKIKQRTVNKTQLLNKTRPVKECCEGYGKNPSGDRCIPICNQTCLHGVCSAPNHCKCEPGFGGPSCDISCPDGKWGRDCSKICNCLNNASCDAYSGECICAKGYIGEHCEDICAPDRYGMNCLEECRCNNGGSCHHISGECTCAAGFTGPLCEDKCPDGKHGAECKQVCRCQNDGKCDAITGACECPAGWMGSVCANRCPQGKYGLGCNQTCECLNGDCDHITGQCECFAGFIGENCFDSCPPNKYGENCSKTCQCKNGGKCHPATGACTCPEGWEGLRCDLRKCSPNKYGPNCTKTCECEMANVEMCHPWTGECHCKPGWSSGQCNRPCTFLKYGKNCDLTCECRNNAKCSPVTGECICAAGYKGIHCDEMCPEGTFGLECGQKCDCENGAKCSPETGQCFCTPGWKNLKCDRPCDEQHFGKDCKEKCKCVNGACHPQDGSCGCSPGWTGERCDQKCPEGLYGHNCTLECDCEIENTISCNPVDGRCLCKKEWGGVHCETKCKPGYYGEACDKICTCQNNSSCDPVSGRCICSNGWIGEDCSEPCAEGYYGAGCRERCPEIAHGNMSCHHVTGKFICAAGFTGMLCENPCSPGTYGLGCNSICKCEHGGECSHLTGECQCPPGWSGPSCNKACPEGFYGNNCSQVCKCKNESKCRKNDGHCLCPPGWMGVHCEDVCPDGFFGNHCMEPCACPSQNFVCHAAYGCICRQGLTGPNCDIQTSLQRVQVTEDSPNKAGLAFGIVAALIGVGILIGVLLYYRRRVSNLKTEIAHVAYMADPQSLSDRHNFDNPVYGMQTGADNTRLLNNLRPKMNNLDRGSGPSDYDDNSNASSRAGTYSINFNTTSEKNYNADLTNPNVYHSIDEASKEEHVYDEIKQKEGFSSPGMEYRKNIFKDEYDHLDYSRPGSSFKPHYHRMNELKLNIKGEDDEKTSTLFKPKNIDLPTENCSGGSDNSNEEAPFHPEKND, from the exons ATGAAAGCAATATACAAAACGTATTTAATTGCTTTGAGCTTATTTGCTGTGATATTGTTGACGTGCTCTGAAAACGCAGAACTTGATGGGCCAAACGTGTGTCGACGTCTAGAACA gTATCAAGTTGAAGTAGTGACAACTGAAAAGCAGTCGTATCAAGTACGGGAAAACGTATGGTGCTTCAACGTACCACCAAGATGCACAACgtacaaaataaaacaaagaacAGTTAATAAGACACAGTTACTAAATAAAACGAGACCTGTGAAAGAATGCTGTG aggGCTACGGAAAGAACCCATCGGGGGATCGATGCATACCCATCTGTAATCAAACTTGCTTACATGGAGTTTGTTCAGCACCAAACCATTGCAAATGCGAACCCGGCTTCGGTGGACCCTCTTGTGATATCT CATGTCCCGACGGTAAATGGGGTCGGGACTGTTCGAAAATTTGCAACTGCTTAAACAACGCGTCATGCGATGCTTACTCTGGAGAGTGTATATGTGCAAAAGGTTATATAGGAGAACATTGTGAGGATATATGTGCCCCGGATCGATATGGTATGAATTGTTTAGAGGAGTGTCGCTGCAATAACGGCGGGTCCTGTCATCATATATCTGGTGAATGTACATGTGCTGCAGGTTTTACAGGTCCCTT ATGCGAGGATAAGTGTCCGGACGGTAAGCACGGGGCCGAATGTAAACAGGTATGTCGCTGCCAAAACGATGGTAAATGTGACGCGATCACAGGCGCGTGTGAATGTCCTGCTGGATGGATGGGGTCTGTTTGTGCCAATCGCTGTCCCCAAGGAAAATACGGTTTGGGTTGTAACCAAACTTGCGAGTGCTTGAACGGCGATTGCGACCACATCACAGGACAATGTGAATGTTTCGCAGGTTTTATAGGGGAGAATTGTTTCGACTCATGTCCCCCAAATAAGTACGGGGAAAATTGTTCAAAAACATGTCAATGCAAAAATGGCGGAAAGTGCCATCCGGCAACAGGAGCATGTACTTGCCCTGAAGGTTGGGAGGGCCTCCGATGTGATTTAAGGAAATGTTCGCCTAACAAGTATGGTCCGAATTGCACTAAAACTTGCGAATGTGAAATGGCAAACGTGGAAATGTGTCATCCATGGACCGGGGAATGTCACTGTAAGCCTGGATGGAGCAGTGGCCAGTGTAACAGGCCTTGCACATTCCttaaatatggaaaaaattgcgATTTGACTTGTGAATGTAGGAACAATGCGAAATGTTCCCCCGTGACTGGAGAATGCATTTGCGCTGCTGGATACAAGGGCATACATTGCGATGAAATGTGCCCCGAAGGGACATTTGGACTAGAATGTGGCCAAAAATGCGATTGTGAAAATGGGGCAAAATGCTCTCCTGAAACGGGACAATGCTTCTGTACACCAggttggaaaaatctgaaatgcgATCGACCTTGTGATGAGCAACATTTTGGAAAAGATTGTAAGGAAAAATGCAAATGCGTGAATGGAGCTTGCCACCCACAAGATG GTTCATGTGGATGCAGTCCTGGGTGGACCGGTGAAAGGTGTGACCAGAAATGTCCAGAAGGCTTGTACGGTCACAACTGCACATTAGAATGCGATTGCGAAATCGAGAACACGATTAGTTGCAATCCCGTGGACGGTCGTTGCCTCTGCAAAAAAGAATGGGGAG GTGTTCATTGTGAAACGAAGTGCAAACCAGGTTATTATGGCGAGGCCTGTGATAAAATATGTACTTGTCAAAACAACTCATCTTGTGATCCAGTAAGCGGAAGATGTATTTGCTCGAATGGTTGGATTGGAGAAGATTGTAGTGAGCCATGTGCAGAAGGGTATTATGGTGCTGGATGCAGGGAAAGATGCCCAGAAATTGcgcatg GAAATATGTCATGTCATCATGTGACGGGAAAATTTATCTGTGCTGCAGGGTTTACGGGAATGCTTTGTGAAAACCCTTGCTCACCTGGCACGTACGGGCTTGGTTGCAACTCGATTTGTAAGTGTGAGCATGGCGGTGAATGTTCGCATTTGACAGGAGAGTGCCAATGTCCGCCTGGTTGGTCAGGTCCTTCATGCAACAAAGCTTGTCCAGAAGGCTTTTATGGGAATAACTGCAGTCAAGTTTGTAAATGTAAAAATGAGTCTAAATGCCGGAAAAATGATGGTCATTGCTTATGTCCTCCTGGATGGATGGGTGTTCATTGTGAAGATG TATGCCCTGAtggatttttcggcaatcactGTATGGAACCGTGTGCTTGTCCATCGCAAAATTTCGTATGCCATGCCGCTTATGGGTGTATTTGCAGGCAGGGTTTAACAGGACCAAATTGTGATATTCAAACATCACTTCAACGTGTCCAGGTTACAGaagatt CGCCGAACAAAGCAGGCCTGGCGTTCGGAATTGTAGCAGCTCTAATTGGCGTTGGAATCCTAATTGGTGTACTTCTATACTATAGGCGAAGAGTGTCTAATCTAAAAACAGAGATAGCTCATGTTGCCTACATGGCAGATCCGCAATCGTTAAGTGATAGACATAATTTCGATAATCCCGTCTATGGAATGCAAACAGGTGCTGATAATACCCGGCTTTTGAATAACTTGCGACCAAAAATGAACAATCTCGATCGTGGATCGGGTCCTTCGGATTACGATGACAATTCGAATGCAAGCAGTCGAG CTGGAACGTACTCCATTAATTTCAATACAACATCTGAAAAGAATTATAACGCTGACTTGACAAACCCAAATGTATATCACAGTATCGACGAAGCTTCGAAGGAGGAGCATGTGTACGATGAAATTAAACAAAAGGAAGGGTTCAGCAGTCCAG GGATGGAGTATCGTAAAAACATTTTCAAGG ATGAATACGATCATTTGGATTATTCTCGACCTGGGAGCTCCTTCAAACCTCATTACCATCGAATGAATGAGTTGAAACTGAATATCAAAGGAGAGGACGACGAGAAAACGAGTACTCTCTTCAAACCGAAAAATATCGATTTGCCTACAGAAAATTGCAGCGGCGGATCAGATAATTCAAATGAGGAAGCCCCGTTTCACCCAGAGAAGAACGATTAA
- the LOC119650461 gene encoding protein draper isoform X3, which produces MKAIYKTYLIALSLFAVILLTCSENAELDGPNVCRRLEQYQVEVVTTEKQSYQVRENVWCFNVPPRCTTYKIKQRTVNKTQLLNKTRPVKECCEGYGKNPSGDRCIPICNQTCLHGVCSAPNHCKCEPGFGGPSCDICVHCETKCKPGYYGEACDKICTCQNNSSCDPVSGRCICSNGWIGEDCSEPCAEGYYGAGCRERCPEIAHGNMSCHHVTGKFICAAGFTGMLCENPCSPGTYGLGCNSICKCEHGGECSHLTGECQCPPGWSGPSCNKACPEGFYGNNCSQVCKCKNESKCRKNDGHCLCPPGWMGVHCEDVCPDGFFGNHCMEPCACPSQNFVCHAAYGCICRQGLTGPNCDIQTSLQRVQVTEDSPNKAGLAFGIVAALIGVGILIGVLLYYRRRVSNLKTEIAHVAYMADPQSLSDRHNFDNPVYGMQTGADNTRLLNNLRPKMNNLDRGSGPSDYDDNSNASSRAGTYSINFNTTSEKNYNADLTNPNVYHSIDEASKEEHVYDEIKQKEGFSSPGMEYRKNIFKDEYDHLDYSRPGSSFKPHYHRMNELKLNIKGEDDEKTSTLFKPKNIDLPTENCSGGSDNSNEEAPFHPEKND; this is translated from the exons ATGAAAGCAATATACAAAACGTATTTAATTGCTTTGAGCTTATTTGCTGTGATATTGTTGACGTGCTCTGAAAACGCAGAACTTGATGGGCCAAACGTGTGTCGACGTCTAGAACA gTATCAAGTTGAAGTAGTGACAACTGAAAAGCAGTCGTATCAAGTACGGGAAAACGTATGGTGCTTCAACGTACCACCAAGATGCACAACgtacaaaataaaacaaagaacAGTTAATAAGACACAGTTACTAAATAAAACGAGACCTGTGAAAGAATGCTGTG aggGCTACGGAAAGAACCCATCGGGGGATCGATGCATACCCATCTGTAATCAAACTTGCTTACATGGAGTTTGTTCAGCACCAAACCATTGCAAATGCGAACCCGGCTTCGGTGGACCCTCTTGTGATATCT GTGTTCATTGTGAAACGAAGTGCAAACCAGGTTATTATGGCGAGGCCTGTGATAAAATATGTACTTGTCAAAACAACTCATCTTGTGATCCAGTAAGCGGAAGATGTATTTGCTCGAATGGTTGGATTGGAGAAGATTGTAGTGAGCCATGTGCAGAAGGGTATTATGGTGCTGGATGCAGGGAAAGATGCCCAGAAATTGcgcatg GAAATATGTCATGTCATCATGTGACGGGAAAATTTATCTGTGCTGCAGGGTTTACGGGAATGCTTTGTGAAAACCCTTGCTCACCTGGCACGTACGGGCTTGGTTGCAACTCGATTTGTAAGTGTGAGCATGGCGGTGAATGTTCGCATTTGACAGGAGAGTGCCAATGTCCGCCTGGTTGGTCAGGTCCTTCATGCAACAAAGCTTGTCCAGAAGGCTTTTATGGGAATAACTGCAGTCAAGTTTGTAAATGTAAAAATGAGTCTAAATGCCGGAAAAATGATGGTCATTGCTTATGTCCTCCTGGATGGATGGGTGTTCATTGTGAAGATG TATGCCCTGAtggatttttcggcaatcactGTATGGAACCGTGTGCTTGTCCATCGCAAAATTTCGTATGCCATGCCGCTTATGGGTGTATTTGCAGGCAGGGTTTAACAGGACCAAATTGTGATATTCAAACATCACTTCAACGTGTCCAGGTTACAGaagatt CGCCGAACAAAGCAGGCCTGGCGTTCGGAATTGTAGCAGCTCTAATTGGCGTTGGAATCCTAATTGGTGTACTTCTATACTATAGGCGAAGAGTGTCTAATCTAAAAACAGAGATAGCTCATGTTGCCTACATGGCAGATCCGCAATCGTTAAGTGATAGACATAATTTCGATAATCCCGTCTATGGAATGCAAACAGGTGCTGATAATACCCGGCTTTTGAATAACTTGCGACCAAAAATGAACAATCTCGATCGTGGATCGGGTCCTTCGGATTACGATGACAATTCGAATGCAAGCAGTCGAG CTGGAACGTACTCCATTAATTTCAATACAACATCTGAAAAGAATTATAACGCTGACTTGACAAACCCAAATGTATATCACAGTATCGACGAAGCTTCGAAGGAGGAGCATGTGTACGATGAAATTAAACAAAAGGAAGGGTTCAGCAGTCCAG GGATGGAGTATCGTAAAAACATTTTCAAGG ATGAATACGATCATTTGGATTATTCTCGACCTGGGAGCTCCTTCAAACCTCATTACCATCGAATGAATGAGTTGAAACTGAATATCAAAGGAGAGGACGACGAGAAAACGAGTACTCTCTTCAAACCGAAAAATATCGATTTGCCTACAGAAAATTGCAGCGGCGGATCAGATAATTCAAATGAGGAAGCCCCGTTTCACCCAGAGAAGAACGATTAA